In the Candidatus Polarisedimenticolia bacterium genome, GGCTCGGCGATGGAAGGAACCCCGAACAAGTTCACCCACGGCAAGTAGGCGCCCCCGCCGCGTGAGCGCGCTCCTGCGAACGGCGCACCTCCTCGCCCTCGGGATCTGGGTCGGCAGCGTCGTCTTCTTCTCGTTCTTCACCGCGCCGACCCTGTTCGGCGCCCTGCCGCGCGACATGGCCGGCCGGGCGGTGTCGGCGATCTTCCC is a window encoding:
- a CDS encoding DUF4149 domain-containing protein, with translation MSALLRTAHLLALGIWVGSVVFFSFFTAPTLFGALPRDMAGRAVSAIFP